GGGCGAGCCGCTCATCGGCGTCAGGGGTCGATGCGATGAGTGCGCTGACGAATGGGTGTGCAACATCAGCGAAGTTGGATGGCGAAAGCGACGCCAGGTACGTCTTGTTGAAGTGGAGCAGACGCTGCTCGTCGAAGAAGGCGGGGGAGTGACCGACTCTCGCAAGCGAGAAGGCTTCGATCAGCTCGGTGAGGGTAAAGAATTCCCGATCATCGCCAGGGTTCCAGCCTAAAAGCGCGAGATAGTTGATCATTGGTTCGGGAAGAAATCCGAGTTGACGATAGTCCTCGACGGCCACGCGGTCGCGGCGTTTGGAGAGTTTTCGACGCTGCTCGTTGACAAGGACAGGTAGATGCCCAAATTGAGGCAGTGGGCTGTTAAGCGCCTGGTGGAGGAGGACGGCCTTAGGTGTCGTTGGTAGGTGTTCTTCGGCACGCAGCACGGTCGTGATAGCGAAGTCGACATCGTCGATGACGTTGGCCAGGACATAGAGGGGTGCAAGGGTGGACTTGAGGATGATGAAATCTTCGATGGAGCCATGAGGAAAAATCACTTCACCTCGTATCAGGTCGTTGACAACGACCTCTCCGTCAGGCACCCTGAAGCGAAGTGCCCGGCCAGGACCCTGGGTGAGCCTGCGCTGTCGACAGTAACCGTCATACCCGGGCGGAGTGCCTGGCGCCTTGCGGGCTTCAACCGCTTCGCGGGTGCAGTCGCACCAATAGGCCAAACCGCGTTCGAAGAGATCAAAGGCGATCTCTTGGTAGTGATCGATGCGTGAGGATTGGCGAATTGGCCCCTCATCCCAGTCGAGCCCGAGCCAACGAATGGCACGGTAGATGCCATCGACCCATTCTTCCCGGTTGCGCTCAGCGTCGGTGTCATCGATCCTGAGCAGCATGCTGCCACCCGATTGGCGGGCGATCAACCAGTTGTAAAGAATCGTACGCGCGCTTCCGACGTGGAAAAACCCTGTCGGCGACGGCGCGAACCGAACCCTTTCGGGAGTAGACGGACTCAATGGATGCTCCTTCGCAGGTCAGCTAAGACGATCATCCTAGTCTCGCCACAACGGCAGGGGCCTAGTCTCGCCACCGTGGCTAGGATCGGTCCGCAGTGGCTGTCAGTTGTACTGGTAGAATCCTCGACCAACCTTGCGTCCCAGGAGGCCTGCCTCGCACATGCGTGACAGCAGGGGAGGGGGTGCATACAGCGGCTCTTTGAACTCCTCGTAGAGGGATTGGGCGACCGCCATGGTGGTATCCAACCCAATCAAGTCGGTCAGTGCCAATGGCCCCATTGGATGGGCACATCCGTCAACCATGCCGGTGTCGATGTCCTCGGCGGTGGCGAATCCGGATTCGAACATTCGGATCGCCGAGAGAAGGTATGGGATGAGGAGAGCGTTTACGATGAAGCCGGCTCGATCCTTAGACTTGATCACATGCTTGCTGAGTTGCCCGCCAGCAAACTCATGCGCCTGCTGCTCCACCTTGGGATTCGTCATGAGCGACGTCACGACCTCTACGAGTGGCATGACCGGAACTGGGTTAAAGAAGTGAATTCCCACGACCTGCTCTGGACGCTGCGTAGCCATGGCGAGCTTCATGATCGGAATCGACGAGGTGTTGGAGGCAAGCACGGCTGTCGGGTCCTCGACGACGGCGTCGAGGCGTCGAAAGACATCGAGCTTGGTGGCCTCATCCTCGATTACTGCCTCGACGACCAACTCTCGATTGATGAGCTTATCAAACGATGTCGTGACGTCGATGCGGCCGAGGGCATCTGCCCGAGCCTCCTCGGTGAGTTTTCCTGAACGAACTCCCCGATCAAGGGATTTGGTGATTCGAGCAAGCCCGGCTTTGGCTGCAGTGTCATCGGCTTCCACGACGATTACGTCAACGCCGTTGCGTGCCGCTACCTCAGCGATGCCCGACCCCATGAGTCCAGCGCCGATAATTCCCAAACGATGAATCACTACTTGCCTCCTAAAACTTGCCGAGACACCACAATTCGTTGTACCTGGTTGGTCCCTTCGTAGATCTGGGTGATTTTGGCATCACGCATCATGCGCTCAAGTGGAAAGTCCTTGGTGTAGCCATAGCCGCCGAGGAGCTGTAGCGCGTCAATCGTTGTCGACATGGCTACATCAGATGCGAACATCTTGGCCATTGCTCCGTATTTGGTCAGCTGACCATCTGGGTCATCGTCGATGAGCTGACACGCCTGATACACGAGGCCACGAGCCGCCTCAACCTTGGTGGCCATGTCGGCCAGCATGAACTGGATGCCTTGGTTGTCAGCGATAGGACGACCAAACTGATGCCGATTCTTGATGTAGCCGGCGGCGTAGTCGATCGCGCCGGTGGCGATTCCAACCGCCTGGGCGCCAATGGTCGGCCTGGATCGATCAAGGGTGCCCATGGCGATGTAAAACCCTTGGCCCTCTTCGCCGATACGGTTCGCCACTGGGACACGTACCTCGTCAAAGGTGACCTCGCCGGTAGGGGAGCCTCGCACCCCGAGCTTCTTCTCGAGCTTGGCGACCTTGACGCCCCAGTCGGCCTCGACAAGAAAGGCGGTGATGCCACGGTGACCGGCCTGGGGATCAGTCTTTGCGAAGACGGTGTAGGTATCGGAGATGCCGGCGTTCGTGATCCAGTATTTGGTTCCGGTGAGCACGTAGGAGTCTCCGTCACGCACTGCTTTGGTCGTCATGGCGGCGACGTCGCTGCCTGCATCGGGCTCTGATAGGCAATAGGAGGCCTGTGCCTCGCCTGCAGCAACTCGTGGTAAGTACTTGTTCTTCAAGTCTTCGGAACCCCAATAAATGACTGGAGTCATGCCAAGTTTCGAGATCAACATCGTCAACGAGGTGGAGGCACAAACTCTGGCAAGCTCCTCAACCATGATGGCATTGGTGATCGAATCGGCACCAGCACCACCATAGGCTTCAGGAATTGCGAGTGCCGGTAGCTCCATCTCTTTGCAGGCTTCGAAGCTCTTCCACGGGAAACTCGCGGTCTCATCGACCTCTTGTGCATGTGGAGCGATGCGGCTCTCGGCGAAAGAACGGAGAACGGAGCGAAATTGCTTGTGCTCGTCACTGAGTGCAAAGTTTGTCATGTCTCTATTGTGCACCCTTATTGGAAGTTCTGCCACTTTGTGGCGACCTTAGGTTCTGCCCAGGCGTGCCGATAAGGGTGAAGGAAGTTTCGTTCGTAGGTCTATCGTTGACGTTGTGTGGTGTCGGTGGTTGTGTGCGCCACCAAGGAGCTGAGGTATGGAGGTTAATCCAGGGGTTGGATCAGGTACTCACCGAGGGCGGCCTCGAAGTCCTGAGCCCGTGATGCAACCGCGCCGTGCCCCAGGGCGAGTAATTAAGGCACTTCGCCAGCTTCTACCAAAGCTACGAGAACTCATCGAGGCTAACTTCGGTGGCTTTCATGAGACCGACCCCGCCGAGGTGGATCGGATCGCTCAGCTCATCACCGAGGAGTTCATACGATTATTCTCTGAACATCGTGTCGATTACGGTGTGATCGCGCGGATTAGCGACGTCCACCTTCGAATGAGTATACGACCGATGTGGATCGACCAAATCTACACGCTCTATCGAACCGAACTCGCCGGGGTACTTGACGCCGATGAGCTTGCACTCCTGCTCTTGCACGAGAAGGAGCTCCTTGCCACCTCTAGCGAGACGAGTATGCGGCTTTGGGGTGCCAGGGAGGCTCTCCAACAGACGATCGTCGAGGTTGCCAACCTCTTCGATCGCTACGTACAGATGCCAGAGTCGCAGTTGATCGAACAGCTGGTGGAGATGATCCAGCGGGCGACGCAGGCACCCTTAGTTTACGTTGCAACCGCGCTTGGGACACGAGCGACCGACTTTGGTGATCAGGTGACTATCGCAGCTGCATCTGGTCCGGCCGCCGACTATGCGGCCGGACTCGATCTTCGCACCAATGCCAACGATCCACGTGGCCAAGGTCCCGTCGGGATCGCTTTGCGCACTCATCAGGTGACGTTGGGCACCATGACGATGGAGGCTCGCTTTCGACCGTGGATCGATCAACTCGAGCATCACAAGCTCGGTTCGGTGATTGTGGTGCCCTTTACGATCTCGCTGAACCGTAGCGGGGCCTTGGCGCTCTATCGACGAATGTCCGACCCGGTGCCGGTCGATATCGAAGACATGATGGGCGCGCTTGGATCAGAACTCAGCCGCCTCTTTCGTGCGCGCACTGCCTTTGCTCATACCCGGTTGCTCGAATGCATCGCTGGAGCAAAGGTGGCGTTGCAGTCGGCGATGACCACCGAGTGGACGGGCATGATGCGTGATCTCGCCGAAACCTTGGTCGGTGAGACATTTATTCGGCAGGCGTGTTTGTTCCGGCTTGATTCCTGCAAGAAGACCCTGGGGTGTGTTGGTGTCTGGGGCGAGCTCAGCCAAGAGGCCCGCGACGAGCTCTTTGCTCTGGAGATTTCGGTGCTCGGAGACCTCGAGAGCCTTGGGCCCTCAGCAACATGTTTTCGTCTTCAGCGCGAGCTGATCACCAACGGCCTGATACGTAGTTCGGATCGCCACGACCTCACTGAGATGGCTGCCCTCTTAGCCAACGGCAGCGCTGTGTTGCGTCTTCCCGTCGTCCTCGGGGGACAGAGCCAGGGTGTGTTCATCTTTGCTATCGACGATCAGGCAGATCAGGGGATTGGCGAGGACGTTGTCATTGCCATGGGCGAACTCATTCGCCAGGCGATTGCGCGTGTCGAACACAACCGGTCTGAGTGGGAAAATCGCTGGTTAAATAACCTTACGTTGACCGTGCTACAAAGCGCGTCTATCATGGTTTCGGCGCAGTCGGAGGTCGAGCTCCTCCAGTCGTTCTGTGAAGTGCTCGTTACCGAAAGCGTGTTCACCTCTTCTTGGGTGGCGGCCCCGAATCCCACGATGAATCGGTTGGTTCCGATGGCGAGCGCTGGCCGCGGTGCCGACGAAGTTGGAGCCTTGGTGGTTCCACTTGACCTTGTCGGCGACGGGCCATTGGCGTTACGGGCTATTCGCACCGATGCTGTGGTGTGGAATCAGGATGAGCTTGCGGACGCCTCGATCAACCCCTGGCTGGATTTTTTGCAGACATTTGGTTGGAACTGCGGAGTGTCGCTGCCGATCCATAAGGATGGGCAGGTTGTTGCCGCCCTGACGGTCATGTCCCAGGTGACTAATACAGTGACGCCAGCGGTCGTCTCCCTTTTGGAGACGGTCGTAAAAATGATCGAGCAAGGCATTGCTGATCTTAACCTCAAGCAGGCGCTCGAACGAGAGCGTAATATTCAACGCATGGCAGCCCGCACTGATATGCTGACGGGTCTTGATAACCGGCTTGCCTTCGAGGAGAAGGTTCGCCACCTCTTGATGTCGGGACGAGAGGTGGCGGTGGGCATCTTGGATCTTGACGGATTCAAGGAGCTCAATGACACCGCGGGACATTGGGCGGGTGATAAGTTCCTTGAGTCGTTGGGGTCAGGCCTACGCACGCTCGTGGTGGGTGACGACTTCGTCTCCCGTCTCGGAGGGGATGAGTTCGGATTCTGTATTGCCGATGGAGACTATCGAGGCATCGACGATCTCGTCGAACGAGTAATGCGACTCGTTGCTGACGTGGGCGAGGAGTTCCGCATCACAGGCTCGCTCGGTTGGGCGATGTCGGTGACCGATGGGCGAGACTATCCAAGTCTTCTCGCCCACGCCGACGCGGCGCTCTATGCCGCCAAGGATGCGGGCAAGGCGCGATCGTATCTCTTTGGTGGCATGGTGGCCCGTTCCATCGAGTTGCGACGTCAGGTCCGAGATCGACTACCTGGGGCAATCGAGAGCCAGGAGCTGCACTTTGCCTTTCAGCCAAAAGTCAGTGGCACGACCGGTGAGGTAGTCGGAGTGGAGCTTCTTATGCGCTGGGATGGAATGCCACTCGAATCGGTCCTCAAGGAGGTGAAGAGCGATCCGGAGCTGGCACGATTGCTCGGTAACCACGCGATCCGATCTGCCCTCGAGACACACCACAGGCTCGTCGCCGCAGGTTATCCATCGGTTAACGTTTCGTTGAATGTCACCCCCTCACACTTTCTCTCCAGTCATTTCCCGGCAGACATTGCGTTGTTTGCGGCCGAGGAGCCTTGGCACTTCACGATCGAAATCACTGAGGACGTCGCTCTCGATGACTTGGCCGCCGCTCGCTCGATGATCAACATGTTGCATTCGGTGGGTGTTGCCGTTTCGGTCGACGATTTCGGAACTGGCTATGCGTCGCTGAGCAATGTAGCGCTGCTCGATGTCGATGAGCTCAAGATCGATCGTTCCTTCATCTCACGCTTTGGAATGGATGTTAACTCGTTTGCCGTGGTGAGTTCTCTGAGCTTTCTCGCTCAAATCGCAGGGATTCGGGTCGTTGCTGAGGGTGTCGAGACGGTCGATGAGCTGTCGCGATGGATCCGTCTCGGTGGAGATTTTGTGCAAGGATATCTCTATTCGCGCCCGGTAGATTTTGACGTATTATTGGGAATTCTCGAGCGAAGTAACCTGCTTCACCTGCCGTCCAAGGTCTTTGCCGTCGAGGATTTTCTGCTGCTTAACGATGCGCTAGTCGTCGGGCACCTCGATGGGGGCAGCGATACATCGTTACAGGAGTGTCCGTTCTTTGAATGGTTTACTACTCGTAGCTCCCGATGGGGTGATCTGTCAAACTTTGCGACGGCCGCGTTGGAACATCGTGAACTCCACCAGGAACACTTTGGTGTTGATGGCTATCACGCCTTGGCGGCTCATTGGGCTGAGCTCGTGCGAGGGTTGAGAGAAGACATCGCAATACGGCTGGAAACACTGGGATAGTAAACCAGGGCTCTTGTGTAGAGTGCCCCACGCGCCCGGTGTTGCTTTGCTAGGCTTAGGCTCGTAAGGAGGGTCGATGACAAGCCAAGAGCAAGAGGTGCGAGCGGCAACGTTGCGCCTTGTCGAAGAGTTGGATTTTCAAGCCGTTGGCGGCGTAGCTTTTCGTGGTGAGCAATACGATCGCGGACTCGCGTTCGTTCACCACCCAGTTGGGCTCGGAGGTCTCGGCTTGAGCCCCGGCCTTCAGGGGGTCATCGATGAGACCCTCGCGGAGGCAAAGGTGCCCCCAGCGTTTGCGAGCAACCCGATCGGCGTCGGCATGGGTGCACCCACGGTCATGACCTATGGCTCCGTGGAGCTAGCCCATCGACTTTTGCGCCCGCTCTTTACTGGTGAGGAGATTTGGTGTCAGTTATTCTCTGAACCCGGTGCTGGTTCTGATGTCGCATCACTGGCCACGAGGGCCATTAGGGATGGTGATGAGTGGACGATTACCGGCCAGAAGGTCTGGACGACCTTGGCTCATGTGGCTCGTTGGGGTATGTTGGTGGCGCGCAGTGACCCGGATGTGCCAAAACACCGAGGCCTGACCTACTTTGTGCTGGACATGCACGCCCCCGGTGTTGAGGTTCGGCCACTCCGTCAAATCACTGGTGAGGCTGAATTCAATGAGGTCTACCTGAGTGATGTTCACGTGCCGGATGCGATGAGGCTTGGTGACGTTGGGAAGGGCTGGTCGGTGGCGATTACCACACTCATGAATGAGCGGGCGTCCATTGGGGGCCTAGTCTTGCCGCGTAGCGGCGGCCCTATCGCAGAGGCGATCACGACCTTCCGATCGTTGGGTAGCCCCGTCGAGTCGCTTGATGATCTGATGCAGTTGTGGTGTGGAGCTGAAGCGCTGCGGCTGACGTCGCTTCGAGCGGCCGCACAGCGACAGCAGGGGAACCCCGGTCCAGAAGGTTCCGTCGTCAAGCTGGCCAATGCCGAGCTCAACCAAAGGATCTACGAATATTGCGTCGATCTGCAGCAAGGCAACGCACTCTTCTATCCGGACTATACCATGCGGCGTCCGGAGTTTGCCGGTGTCAACGGTGAGGTGCAGCCAAGGACAGCAACCCAAGCATTTTTACGCTCACGCGCGAACACGATCGAGGGTGGCACATCAGAGGTCATGCG
The sequence above is a segment of the Ferrimicrobium sp. genome. Coding sequences within it:
- the gltX gene encoding glutamate--tRNA ligase; its protein translation is MSPSTPERVRFAPSPTGFFHVGSARTILYNWLIARQSGGSMLLRIDDTDAERNREEWVDGIYRAIRWLGLDWDEGPIRQSSRIDHYQEIAFDLFERGLAYWCDCTREAVEARKAPGTPPGYDGYCRQRRLTQGPGRALRFRVPDGEVVVNDLIRGEVIFPHGSIEDFIILKSTLAPLYVLANVIDDVDFAITTVLRAEEHLPTTPKAVLLHQALNSPLPQFGHLPVLVNEQRRKLSKRRDRVAVEDYRQLGFLPEPMINYLALLGWNPGDDREFFTLTELIEAFSLARVGHSPAFFDEQRLLHFNKTYLASLSPSNFADVAHPFVSALIASTPDADERLAQILPEVQTRIGTLSELPAMIGFLFTFSPDYSDLASRLRAGDATYLRAVATALATIDLFTPQAIEAQVRTIVDGLDTSLRKLQAPIRLAITGSPVGPPLFSSMAILGRDECLARIQALLDALEDLPSPT
- a CDS encoding 3-hydroxybutyryl-CoA dehydrogenase, which produces MGSGIAEVAARNGVDVIVVEADDTAAKAGLARITKSLDRGVRSGKLTEEARADALGRIDVTTSFDKLINRELVVEAVIEDEATKLDVFRRLDAVVEDPTAVLASNTSSIPIMKLAMATQRPEQVVGIHFFNPVPVMPLVEVVTSLMTNPKVEQQAHEFAGGQLSKHVIKSKDRAGFIVNALLIPYLLSAIRMFESGFATAEDIDTGMVDGCAHPMGPLALTDLIGLDTTMAVAQSLYEEFKEPLYAPPPLLSRMCEAGLLGRKVGRGFYQYN
- a CDS encoding acyl-CoA dehydrogenase family protein gives rise to the protein MTNFALSDEHKQFRSVLRSFAESRIAPHAQEVDETASFPWKSFEACKEMELPALAIPEAYGGAGADSITNAIMVEELARVCASTSLTMLISKLGMTPVIYWGSEDLKNKYLPRVAAGEAQASYCLSEPDAGSDVAAMTTKAVRDGDSYVLTGTKYWITNAGISDTYTVFAKTDPQAGHRGITAFLVEADWGVKVAKLEKKLGVRGSPTGEVTFDEVRVPVANRIGEEGQGFYIAMGTLDRSRPTIGAQAVGIATGAIDYAAGYIKNRHQFGRPIADNQGIQFMLADMATKVEAARGLVYQACQLIDDDPDGQLTKYGAMAKMFASDVAMSTTIDALQLLGGYGYTKDFPLERMMRDAKITQIYEGTNQVQRIVVSRQVLGGK
- a CDS encoding EAL domain-containing protein: MEVNPGVGSGTHRGRPRSPEPVMQPRRAPGRVIKALRQLLPKLRELIEANFGGFHETDPAEVDRIAQLITEEFIRLFSEHRVDYGVIARISDVHLRMSIRPMWIDQIYTLYRTELAGVLDADELALLLLHEKELLATSSETSMRLWGAREALQQTIVEVANLFDRYVQMPESQLIEQLVEMIQRATQAPLVYVATALGTRATDFGDQVTIAAASGPAADYAAGLDLRTNANDPRGQGPVGIALRTHQVTLGTMTMEARFRPWIDQLEHHKLGSVIVVPFTISLNRSGALALYRRMSDPVPVDIEDMMGALGSELSRLFRARTAFAHTRLLECIAGAKVALQSAMTTEWTGMMRDLAETLVGETFIRQACLFRLDSCKKTLGCVGVWGELSQEARDELFALEISVLGDLESLGPSATCFRLQRELITNGLIRSSDRHDLTEMAALLANGSAVLRLPVVLGGQSQGVFIFAIDDQADQGIGEDVVIAMGELIRQAIARVEHNRSEWENRWLNNLTLTVLQSASIMVSAQSEVELLQSFCEVLVTESVFTSSWVAAPNPTMNRLVPMASAGRGADEVGALVVPLDLVGDGPLALRAIRTDAVVWNQDELADASINPWLDFLQTFGWNCGVSLPIHKDGQVVAALTVMSQVTNTVTPAVVSLLETVVKMIEQGIADLNLKQALERERNIQRMAARTDMLTGLDNRLAFEEKVRHLLMSGREVAVGILDLDGFKELNDTAGHWAGDKFLESLGSGLRTLVVGDDFVSRLGGDEFGFCIADGDYRGIDDLVERVMRLVADVGEEFRITGSLGWAMSVTDGRDYPSLLAHADAALYAAKDAGKARSYLFGGMVARSIELRRQVRDRLPGAIESQELHFAFQPKVSGTTGEVVGVELLMRWDGMPLESVLKEVKSDPELARLLGNHAIRSALETHHRLVAAGYPSVNVSLNVTPSHFLSSHFPADIALFAAEEPWHFTIEITEDVALDDLAAARSMINMLHSVGVAVSVDDFGTGYASLSNVALLDVDELKIDRSFISRFGMDVNSFAVVSSLSFLAQIAGIRVVAEGVETVDELSRWIRLGGDFVQGYLYSRPVDFDVLLGILERSNLLHLPSKVFAVEDFLLLNDALVVGHLDGGSDTSLQECPFFEWFTTRSSRWGDLSNFATAALEHRELHQEHFGVDGYHALAAHWAELVRGLREDIAIRLETLG
- a CDS encoding acyl-CoA dehydrogenase family protein translates to MTSQEQEVRAATLRLVEELDFQAVGGVAFRGEQYDRGLAFVHHPVGLGGLGLSPGLQGVIDETLAEAKVPPAFASNPIGVGMGAPTVMTYGSVELAHRLLRPLFTGEEIWCQLFSEPGAGSDVASLATRAIRDGDEWTITGQKVWTTLAHVARWGMLVARSDPDVPKHRGLTYFVLDMHAPGVEVRPLRQITGEAEFNEVYLSDVHVPDAMRLGDVGKGWSVAITTLMNERASIGGLVLPRSGGPIAEAITTFRSLGSPVESLDDLMQLWCGAEALRLTSLRAAAQRQQGNPGPEGSVVKLANAELNQRIYEYCVDLQQGNALFYPDYTMRRPEFAGVNGEVQPRTATQAFLRSRANTIEGGTSEVMRNILGERVLGLPGEPRVDKDLPWSTIPKG